The Limisphaerales bacterium genomic sequence GGTTTGCCTTTACCTCATGCCAACATTTTGAGAGCGGCTACTTCAACGGCTACCCGCACATGGCGAAGGAGGATCTCGATCTCATTGTGCATTTGGGCGATTACATTTATGAGTATCGCGGTGCTGACAACCGGCCGCGCAAGCATCTGGGCGGGGAGATCGAGACACTGGATGAGTATCGCACGCGCTACGCGCAGTACCGGCTGGACCCGATGTTGGCCGAGGCGCACCGGCTCTTCCCATGGCTCGTGACCTGGGATGACCACGAGTTCGACAACAACTACGCGGACCTCGTCTCTGAAGAGGAAGGCATCGCGCCGGAGAAATTTCTGGCCCGCCGGATGAATGCCTATCAGGCCTACTACGAATTCATGCCACTGCGTCGCCGGTCATTTCCGCAGGGGCCGCACATGACGCTCTATCGCGGCTGTCCGTACGGGCGGTTGGCGAATTTTCACGTGCTCGACACGCGCCAGTACCGCACCGATCAACCCAACGGCGACCATCAAAAACCGATGGTCGGCAAAGCGCTCGACCCGCAAGCCACTATGCTCGGTGCCCGACAGGAGCATTGGTTGATGCAAAGTTTGGCGCAGTCCACGGCGACTTGGAATGTATTGGCGCAGCAAGTGATGATGGCTCCGCTCAATCGCGGCGAGGGCGAGGATGCACGCTACAGCATGGACCAATGGCCCGGCTACGAGGTCAGCCGGCGACGGTTGCTGAAGTTTTTCCATGAACGCCGCGTGCCCAACCCGGTGGTGTTGACCGGCGATATCCACGTGAACTGGGTGACTGATCTGCAGCTGGATTTTCAGGCGGATAACTCGCCGGTGGTCGGCACTGAATTTGTCGGCACGGCGATGTCCTCCGGCGGCAACGGCGGCAACCGTATCACCGAGTACGAACGCGCCGCGGCGCAAAATGAGTTCGTGCGCTATTACAATTCCAACCGCGGCTACGTGTCTTGTGAACTGACCCCCCAAACCTGGACCACCCATTTCCGAACCACACCGTTCGTCGACAAGCCCGGTTCCCCGATCGTCAACCAAGCCAGTTTCATCGTCGAGAACGGCCGCCCCGGCGCTAAACGCGCTTAGGTCTTTCTTTCCGAAACTGTGTTGGTGAAGCAAAGCGAGCCCACGGACGTTGCCCTCGTCGGCTGCTCCATTTCCGGATTGCCAACAGGGGCCGGCTCAAGGTCTGATGCGTTTTTGGCATGCGACATCTCTCATTCATTTTTCTCTCCGTCATCTTTTCGAACGTCTTTGGGCTTTGTGGGGCTCAGCCGTCTGCGCCCAAGGGCATTTCGTTTACCAAAATTGATGGCCGGCATTGGCTGACGTCTCCGGATGGTCAGCCGTTTTTCGCGCACGGCATCACGCACGTGAACAATACCCGGATAAAGATCGACTTCGCGAAGTTTTCCAAAGCCTGCAAGGCGGTGGGCTTTAACGCCTACGGATACGGTTGCCCGGAACAACTCCGTGGCGATATGCCGTTCATCGAGAGCTGGAATCATCTCGTGCCCATTTCTTATTATCGGGGCAAAGACAACATCCTGTTCCTCGACATTTTTGATCCCAAGATTCAGGCCAAGCTCGAAAACGGAGTGAAGGCCAATTGCTTTCGCAGTCGTAACAATCCCAATGTCATCGGCTATTGCTGGACGGATCTTGGCGCTTGGCCACTGGAAAATCCTTCGGGCAAGAACTGGGTGAATTACATCCGTAACCTGCCCGAGGATTCCGCGGGTCGTAACGCCTACCGGCAATTTCTTGGCACTTGGAAAGGCGACGACGACAAGGCTCGGGACCGGGCTTTCCTACGACTCATTGCCCGCGAATACTTCCGGGTGGTCGGCGGAGCCCAGCGCAAGTACGCCCCGGGTCGATTGGTCTTTGGCGAGCGGTTTGGCTTAAGCAAACTTCAACGCTTCAGCACGATCGCCCCAGAGGTTCTGGAGGAGATGCTCCCGTACGTGGACGGCATCGCCATCCAGCCTCCGTTCCACGGGGGATTCCCCAAGGCGGAACTCGACGCCGTGTATGAGCAAACCGGCAAACCCATTTTGCTCTGCGACTTTGCCGTGCGCTTCAAGGATGGCGACAAGGATATCCGTAGTTGGAAACCTGAGAAAGATTCCGTCGCCGCCGGCAAGGCTTATGCCGACTACGTGAAGGCGGCGCTCAAGACCGACTACATCGTTGGCGTTTTCTGGTGCAACCCGATGGACACCGCGAAAGGCTTCGGTAAACTCGGCGTGAAGCAGGGTTTTTTCGGCGAAGACCTCTCCGAACGCCCCGGTCTACATCAATCCGTGAAGGAGCTAAACGCCTTCCGCGATCAAATGACGCCCAAACGGTAGGGCGTGCCTTACGGTGCATGATTGACAATTCACCGTTCATCGCGAACGGTGCGCCCGCATCGCAAACTACTTTTTCAACACCATGAAATTACCCGCCTTCTTCCAATCCACACGCACCTTGTTGCTCACCCTCATCGGCTTGGGCGCTCTGGTGCCGGCCGCGCAGGCCGAGCGACCCAACGTGATCGTCATCATGAGCGATGACCAGGGCGGCGGCGACTACGGCTTCATGGGCAACGAGATCATTCGTACGCCCGCGCTGGACGTCATGGCCAAGCGAAGCGGATTGCTCACCAAGTTTTATGTGAGCCCCGTATGCGCGCCGACCCGCGCCAGCCTGATGACTGGGCGTTACAACTACCGCACGCGATGCGTCGACACCTACGTCGGTCGGGCGATGATGGATCCCGCCGAGGTGACCATCGCCGAACTCCTGCGCGCCGCCGAGTATCGCACCGGCATCTACGGCAAATGGCATTTGGGCGATAACTATCCCATGCGCCCCATGGACCAGGGTTTTGAGGACAGCCTCATCCATCGCGGCGGCGGCATTGGTCAACCCTCCGATCCCATCGGCGCCGAGGGCAAGTACACCGATCCGACCCTCCTCAAGAACGGCGTCGAGACTCCGATGAAAGGGTACTGCACGGACATCTATTTCGACGGCGCGATGGATTTCATCGAGGCGGCCGCTAAACGGAAGGAGAATTTTTTTACCTACATCGCCACCAATGCCCCGCACGGTCCGTACCACGACGTGCCTGAGAAACTGTATCAGGAATATCTCAAGGTCGATTTCCGACCGATCATGATTAACAAGAACCCCAGCCCGGCCCGCTTGAAGGCTGAGACCGACAAGCTCGCGCGCATCTGCGCCATGATCACCAATATCGACGAGAACGTGGGCCGTCTCTTCAAGAAACTCGACCAACTCGGCATCCGCGACAACACCATCGTCCTGTACCTCAACGACAACGGCCCCAACTCCATGCGCTACGTCGGCAACATGCGCGGCATGAAAGCGCACATCGACGACGGCGGCGTGCGCTCCCCGCTAGTGTTTCACTGGCCGGCCCAAGTGAAGGCCCGCAAGACCTCCGACGCGCTCTGCGCCCACATCGACCTCATGCCCACACTGCTTGACGCGTGCGGCGTGAAGATCCCCGCGAAGCTGAAAATCGATGGCCGCAGCTTTCTGCCTTTGCTCACCGGCGACAACGCCCCTTGGCCCAAACGACAGGTTGTGATCCAATCCCATCGCGGCAACGCGCCCCGGCTCTATCACCACTTTGCCCTCCACGAAGAACCGTGGAAGCTCGTGCACCCGACCGGCTTCGGCAAGGAAAGCTTTGCCGGCGAACCCCAGCTGGAACTCTACGATCTGAGCAAGGATCCGCGCCAACAAAACAACCTCGCCGCCGAACGCCCCAAGGTCTTTCAGCGGCTGAAGAAAGGTTACGAGGACTGGTTTGCCGACGTCAGTTCCTCTCGGCCAGACAACTATGCCCCACCGCGCATTGTGATCGGCACCAAACATGAACCGCGCTCCGTACTCACGCGACAGGATTGGCGTCACGTCACCGGCCGCCCTTGGGGCCGCGACTCCAACGGCTTCTGGTTGCTCGAAGCCCCCGAGCCCGGCACCTACGAAGTCGAAATCATTTTCAAGGAGACCTATCCCGCCGGTAAAGCCACCATCACCGTCGGCAAATCCCGCCAGCAGCTGGATCTGGCCGCCAACACAAAGCGCGGGCACCTCACGACGATGAAGCTGCCCGCCGGCAAGTTGAAGCTCTCTGTCGAAGCCGACTTCAACGGCAAAATTCAGGGTCCGCATCAAGTGATCCTAAAGCCCAATTGGTAAATTATCGCGAAATAGATTCCATAGTTAAATGAAGCAGACACTATTTTTTCTCATCTCGTTTGCATTCATAGCTAACGGGGCTTCCGAGATTAGTTTAAAGCCTGTATTTGAAAAATCTGCTGATGGAATTTTTCGTCAGAATGGAGAAATTCATTTTGGATTTGAGCTTAGTAATCTCTCGAAAAAGAAATTGGAGATTCGAGTCACATGGGAAGTGGTGACCGATCAAAAAATCCCAATTAGCAAGTCCATCCCTGCTATAATCACCGTTCAGCAGTCTGAAAAACGGGTGGTCAGATATGGCAATAAAATTTCTGAACATGGGACCCGACGGCGCCATGCTGATGGGAGGGCGACTTGACAAAGATCAAAAGACCGGACGCGGCATCGGGTGCGGCGATTGGACCTGTGCGAAGCCGGAGCATTGGCTCTTCGAAGGCACGGGGATGAAAAAAGGGGGGCTCCATCAAGGGGCTCCTCGGTTGGGAATGGCATGGCGCTCCCGCGATGGACCTTCCCGGCATGAACATTGTCGCCGAAGGCGAGGCCACCACCCACGGAAAGGTCGTCGGGAAATACAGCGCCACGCTCTACGACGGTCCCAAAGGCAACGTCGTCTTCAACGCCGCCACGATCTGGTTGGCCAATGGCTTGTCCAGCCCTCCGGGGCATAAGAACCCCTCCCGGCACGGCGTCACCCAACAAGGCCCCGACAAACGCGCGCAGCAAATTACGCATAATTTATTTAAGCGAATTATTCTGTAACCACTTAAAGACAAATGAACACTTAAAGACAAATGAAACGAAGCAACCTGATCCTCCTTACCACGCTCATGCTAGTGTGGGCCACGTCGCCACTAATTGCCGCGAGCAACCCGTTGGCTAAGCAAATCCTCAAGCTGCAACCGCAGGCCGACAAGGATGGCGATGGCAAGTTGTCCAAGGCGGAGGAAGCGGCCCTGCACAAGCTGATCCTCAAACGCTTTCCCCGAGCCGACACGGACGGCGACGGCGCTCTGTCGACCAAGGAGATGCAGGCCGTGATGCGACAAGCGGCTGCCCGGGCCAAACGGCAGGGCGGACAGAAGTCAGGCGCAGGAAAAAACCAAGCCAAAGGACTGAAGCCACCCACTCATGCCAATGTGAAATACGGCGACCACGAACGGAACGTCTTCGACATCTGGCTCGCCGACAGCACCAAGCTCACGCCGTTGGCGATCTACATTCACGGCGGAGGCTTCCGATCCGGCAGCAAGGAAAAGTTGAAATCGAACGATCTCGACAAACTCCTGAAGGCCGGCATCTCCGTGGCTGCGATCAACTATCGCTACATGTCCGTTGCCACTCCATTGCCCGCTCCCCACCACGATGCCCGTCGGGCCTTGCAGTTCATGCGCTCCAAGGCGCAGGGATGGAACATCGACAAAGAACGCGTTGCTGTCTTCGGCGGATCCGCCGGCGCACAGATCTGCATGTGGCTGGCCTTCTCCGACGAAATGGCCAAACCCGACAGCAAGGATCCCATTGAGCGAGAATCGACGCGCCTGACCTGTGTGGCCACGAGCGGTGGTCAAACCACGAACACTCACGAGTTTTGGCGGAACCTGTTTACCTCGTTGCTGGGTCCGGACATTGACTTGAAATCCTTCGCCAGTCCCTTGGAAGGCATCACCGATCCCGAACAAGCCCGAAAGGCCCAATGGGGCGCGCAGACTCTGGAGGAAGCCAACGAAATTGCCAGCCAGCACACGGCGCTCTCGAATATCTCCGCCGACGATCCGCCGATCTTCATGAGCTACGGAATGAACCCGACGGCTAAGCCTCCCACTGACAAAGGGAGGATCCGGGGCTGGGTCATCCACCACGTTAAGTTCGGTCTCGCGCTCAAGGAGAAGACCGATGCCCTCAAACACGAAGCCCATCTGAAATACCCCGGCGCTGAATTGAAATACCAATCACAGGTCGAATTCTTCGTGGACAAACTGTTAAAGAAATAACGTGCCAATGAAACGAATGATGATCCTCACCGTATCCATTCTGTTGTTTTGTGCGACGGAATCGAATGCAAACGTAAAGGCTAAACAAAGGCCCAACGTATTGTTCATCGCCATCGACGATCTGAATGACTGGACGGATACGCTTAAGGGTAACCCTCAGGCCAGAACGCCGCATATGGACAGGCTGGCTTCCAAGGGGATAGTTTTCACCAATGCCCATTGCGCGGCACCCGCCAGCGATCGTAGGAGTCATTCCGAATCTCGCACCAATCCACGCTCACCATGACCACCGGCTTTTCGCCGCCCAGCACGACGACCCCCTTGGCATACAACGGATCGGCCACGCGCTTGGCCTTCCACAACCCACCCATCATCCCGTGCCCAACCGGCACGGTCACCTCCGCACTAAAGGGTGCCACGGCAAATGGCGCGGCCAAGGAAGATATCGTGAGCAGTCCGGAAACCAGCCCGAGGAACAACCCGAATCGCCAATGGATCATGCCCCAGTTTGGCCGCCGCCCAAGCCCGCGGCAAGTGCGGTTTTGCTTACCGATTTTCTAATCATTTTCCCAAACCATTCCAAAACCAAGATCTGAGACGAGGTGGAACTCGTCCCTCCCAATTTCTCTGTGCGCTCGGTGCCTCTGAGGTTAACCTCTGCGCATGCGATTTCTTTTTTTGTGCCTGGCCCTGACGTTAAATGCCGCTGAACGACCGCCCAACATCGTGCTGCTGCTGGCTGACGACCTCGGGTACGGTGAGCTGGGTTGTCAGGGGAACGCTGAGATTCCCACGCCGCACATTGATTCGATTGCCAAGAATGGCGTGCGCTTTACGCAGGGGTACGTGACGGCCGCGTTCTGCAGCGCCTCGCGGGCGGGCATGATGACCGGCCGCTATCAGACGCGGTTTGGATACGAGTTCAACCCGATCGGCGATCACAACGAGGATCCCATGGCCGGGCTGCCGCGCAGCGAACGCACTTTAGCGCGGCATTTGCATGATGTCGGCTACACCACCGGGTTGGTCGGTAAATGGCATTTGGGTGGGCACGCGAAGTTTCATCCTATTCGGCACGGGTTCGATGAGTTTTTTGGATTCACACACGAGGGCCATTACTTTCTTCCGCCGCCGTACAAGGGCATGACCACCTGGCTCCGCCGCAAGGCACTGCCCGGCAACGCGCGCGGACGCTTCACCAGTGCCGATGGCAAGTTGATCTACTCCACCCACATGGGGCACGATGAACCGGCGTATGATGCCAACAATCCCATCGTGCGTGGCGGTCAACCGGTTGAGGAAAAGGCGCACCTTACCGACGCCTTCACCCGCGAGGCCCGCGACTTCATTGAGCGCCATCACGACAAACCGTTTTTTCTCTACCTCGCCTACAACGCTGTGCACAGCCCGTTGCAGGGGGCCGATGCCTACATGAAACAATTCGCCCACATCGAGGATATCCAACGCCGCATCTTCGCTGCCATGCTCGCGCATTTGGATGACAGCGTGGGCGCTGTGCTGGCCGAGTTGCGCAAACAGGGTCTGGAGAAAAACACGCTCGTCATTTTCCTGAGCGACAACGGCGGCCCCACACGCGAACTCACCTCCAGTAACGCCCCTCTGCGCGACGGCAAAGGCAGTGTGTACGAGGGCGGCCTGCGTGTGCCGTTCATGATGCAATGGCCGGGTACCCTGCCCGCCGGCGAAATCTATCGGCAGCCGATCGTTTCGCTGGACCTCTTCGCCACCGCCGCCGCCATTGCCCAGGCCCCGCTCAAGCGCCGGATCGATGGCGTGAATCTCATGCCTTATCTGACCGGCAAAAAAACTGGCGCGCCTCACGCGAGCTTGTACTGGCGCATCGCCACCAAAGCGGCTTACCGCAAGGGTGACTGGAAGATTCTCCGCAACCCGCGCCGTGGCCAGTCCGAGGCTTGGGAGCTGTACCAGCTCGCCGAAGATATTTCCGAAACCAACAACCTCGCCGCCAACCGCACCGACAAACTCGAGGAACTCCGCGCCGAATGGGACCAGCTCAACACCCAAATGATCGAGCCCATCTGGACCCGACCACGCAAGTAACCCCACGGCTCCTCAGTATGCAGGCGCGATGGTTTTTGCCAAAGAGGCACAGCGAGCACAGAGGTTTGGTTTTTGAAATTTCTCTGTGCTCGCTGTGCCTCTGTGGTTAATTTGGCCGCACAAGAATGAGTTTACCCAAAATAGCGGTGACGATGGGGGATCCCGCGGGGGTGGGGCCGGAGGTGTGTTTGCATTTGCTGCAGAACGCCGACCTAGCCGGGCGGTGTGTGCCGATTGTGTTTGGGGACCAGGCAGTGCTGGAGCAGGCGGCCGAGCAGTGTGGCTTGGCGAAGCCGACGACGTACATTAACGGCTTGGCCGAGGCGGAGGGGCCGTGCGTGTTGGATCTGAGCGCCATCGCGCTGAGTGATTTTGAAACGGGCACGATCAATGCCGCCACAGGACGCGCGGGGTACACGTATGTGGAGGACGCCATCAATGCCGCGCTCAGCGGGCAAGTGGCGGCGGTGACCACGGCGCCGCTCAACAAGGAAGCCCTGCGCGCGGCGGGCGTTCCCTTCCCCGGTCACACGGAGATTTTTGCCGCGCTCACGCACGCCCAACGCGCGTGCATGCTGCAGTACTCCAGCGAGGTGCGTTGTGTGTTTGTCACCACGCATGTGCCGTACGCCGAGGTGCCTCGGTTGCTCACGAAAGAACGCATCCTCGACACGCTCGAGCTGGGCGCGCAAGCGATGCGGCGTATTGGTTGCATTAGCGGAACGGAACCGAAGATCGGCGTGCTGGGGCTCAACCCGCATGCCGGCGAGCACGGGTTGTTTGGCAACGAAGAGGAAACGATCATTGGTCCGGCCATCGAAACAGCGCGCGTACGCGGCTTCGATGTCGAAGGCCCGATCCCGCCCGACACGGCCTTTCTGCCTGCCAAACGCCGCGCCACAGATTTTTTTGTTTGTATGTATCACGACCAAGGCCACATCCCGCTGAAAGCGCTGTGCTTCGATGAAGCGGTGAACACCACGCTCGGCCTGCCCATTATTCGCACGTCGGTCGATCACGGCACCGCGCTCGACATTGCCGGCCAAGGGAAGGCTAATCCCAGCAGTTTGTTTGAGGCGGTGAAACTGGCGGTGAAACTCACCGGATCGGCCGCATGATTCTGGTTCTGGCCGATGACCTGTCGGGGGCGGCTGAGTTGGCCGGGATTGCGTTTGCCCACGGACTCACCGCGGAGGTGCAGACGGAGTTGCAACCGCGCACGGAGGCGCAGGTGATTTGTCTGGATACAGACACGCGGCGACTGGAACCGGAGGCGGCCGCGGCGGCGCTGCGGAAATTGACGCGGCGACTCAAGGCGGCTTCGCCGGAATTCATTTTCAAAAAAACCGACTCCGCCTTGCGCGGGAACATCGGGGCGGAGCTGGGTGTGTTGCTGGAGCTCACGGCCCGTGCGCGGGCCGTGTTCGTGCCGGCCAATCCTTCGCGCGGGCGGGTGATTCGCGGAGGCGATTATTTGATTGAAGAGACGCCCCTGCACGAGACGGATTTTGCCCGGGACCCGCAGCATCCGGCGACCACGTCGAATGTGGCGGCGCGGCTGGGGAATGATCCGGCGATCACGATCCCCGATGCCACGAATGAAGCCGATGTGGTAGCAGCGGCGGCCGCGTGTGATGACTTGGTGTTGCCCGCCGGCGCGGGCGATTTTTTTGCGGCCCTGCTCGAGACGCGCGGCCATGCGGCCATGCCGGCGGAGATCACGGCGGCAGCCGGGCCGGCGTTGTTTGTGTGCGGCAGTCTGGCGGCGTGGGGACGCGGCCGGTCCAGCCAATGCGAAATGCGCGGGGTACCGGTGTGCGCCATGCCGGCGGAATTGTTCGGGCAAAGCGACCATCCGGCGGCGCTCCACGCGTGGGTGCAATCGGCCTGCGCCGCGCTGGGCGAGCACGGCGCGGTGATGCTGGCGATCGGACGAATCAAAGCGGTCGAACGCGCGGCGCTTCTGGAAGCGCGTTTGGCGCAGGCGATGGCGATGGTGCTCGCGCAAATGGAAGTGGCGCGGCTGTTGCTCGAGGGCGGCGCCACGGCCTCGGCGGCGTTGTGCCGGCTGAAGTGGTCGCGTCTGTCGGCGGTGGATTTGGCCGCGGCGGATCTGCCGGGCCTGCGGATGGCAGAAGACGGCCCGAGGGTGTTCATCAAGCCGGGCAGTTATGACTGGCCCGATTCGGTTTGGCCCGAGGAAGAAAATTGATTAGCGTGGTGCGCGTTCACCCTAAACCATGAAAACATTGCTTCCGGTCTTTGCCATCCTCCTCTTCAGCTTATCCAACCTGTCCGCGGCCAAGCTGCCCAACATCATGGTGTTTCTGATTGATGACATGGGCGTAATGGACACGTCCGTGCCGTTCCTCACCGATGAGAATGGCAAGCCCAAGCGGTATCCGTTGAACGACTACTACCGCACGCCGGGGATGGAGCGACTGGCGAAGCAGGGTATCCGGTTCAATCAGTTTTATGCCATGAGCGTATGTTCCCCCACGCGAATCTCGATCATGACCGGCCAAAACGCCGCGCGTCATCGCGCCACCAACTGGATCAACCCGCGCGGCAACAACCGCGGGACCAATGGCCCGAATGGCTGGAATTGGCCTGGCCTGAAGAAAGGCGACGTGACATTGCCCGGCGTGCTACGCACTCAGGGCTATAAGACCATCCACGTGGGCAAGGCGCACTTTGGGCCGAATGATCACGAGGGCTCCGAACCCTTAAACCTCGGCTTCGACATCAATGTCGGCGGTGCTTCCTTTGGCGCGCCCGGTAGTTATTACGCGGAAAAGAAATACGGCAAAGGCACGCGGCGCGGGCATCACGCCGTCCCGCATCTCGACAAGTACCATGACTCGGACACGTTCCTTTCCGAGGCCCTTACTATTGAAGCCAAGAAAAACATCACCGAGATCGTCCAAAGCGATCAGCCGTTCTTTCTACACTTCTCGCATTACGCCGTGCATTCGCCGTTTGAATCCGACCCGCGCTTTGCTGCCCATTATGCGGATTCAGGTAAGCCCAAGAGCGCCCAGGCCTTTGCCACATTGATTGCAGGCATGGACAAATCGCTCAATGACATGCTCGATCATTTTGAAAAACTCGGCGTGGCAGAGGACACGCTGGTGATCTTCCTCGGCGACAACGGCTCGGACGCTCCGCTTGGGCACCAACACGCGGTCGCCTGCTCGGCGCCGTTGCGCGGCAAGAAAGGAGCGCATTACGAAGGCGGCATGCGCGTGCCTTTCATCGCGGCCTGGGCCAAACCCAATGCCAAGAACGCTCACCAACAACGCCTCTCCATCCCGGCCAATCGACTCCTGCCGCAGGTGGCCAATGTCACCGACCTGTTCCCCACCCTGCTCCAACTGGCCGACGCCAAGGCGCCCAAGGGCCACACGGTTGACGGGCGATCCATTCTCCTGCCGCTCACCGGCAGCCGCGATCAGCTCGCGCACCAGCAGTTTCTCATGCATTACCCGCACGGCCCGCATCGCAGTAATTATTTTACCGTGTGGCGCGATGGCGATTGGAAGGTCATCTACCACAACTTCCCCAAGACCCCGCCCCTCGGCGGCAAACCCCAATCCGGTGGCGACCGCTACGAGCTGTTCAATTTGGTGAAGGATCCGTTTGAATCCACCAACGTCGCCAAAGACAACCCCGAGGTGCTCCGTAAAATGATGCAAGGTCTGGCGGCTCAGTTGAAACACCACAATGCCGTCTACCCGCAGGATCAAGCCGGCAACGCGCTGAAACCCATCGTGCCTTAAGGTGTAAAAAATGAAAATTGGACTCCTATTCGTGACCCTACTCGCGCTGCCTTTAGCGGCGGCGACGGCGAAATTTGCCGTCAATCCACTGACCGAGGCGCAAGCGCGCGAGTACAAGCTGGACACCGGCTTCTACAAAAAGGCGACGGAGGTTCAGGGCATCCTGATCGTTACTTCTGGGCGCGTGGCCGATGTGGCGCATCACGAGACGGCGTATCAGTTCGACATGCTCATGCGCGGCTTGAAGCCCGAGATTGCCGAGCGCATTCGCAAGAAGCGCGTGCTCTGTCTCCTGATCGGCCACAACGAACTAACCTCCCAACTGCCGCAGTTCGCCACAGACAAAATCGGCAAGGAACTGGACTTTTACAACTGGCGCCGGCGCGGCTTTCTCACGCGCATCGGCACGCGGCCCACCGTGGTGTTCGCCGAGGAAGACGTGATGGAATACGAGGGCGGCATGCGGTTGGAGAGTATTTTGGTGCATGAATTCGGCCACGTCGTGCACGGCGCAGGCTTCGACGACGCCCTGCAAAAACGGCTGACCGCCACCTTCGAGAATGTCGCCAAGACCGGTATCTGGAACGACGGCCGCGCCGCCCAACGTTTTCGCCGCGTGCAAAGCAACAAACCGGTACGGCTGTTGGCGGAATTGAAAAAAGCGTTTCCGCTCGAATCACTGGAATTGCTCAAGCGCGCCCTGAGTGAGGGGGATATTTTGGTGAACGGCAAGAAGAC encodes the following:
- a CDS encoding alkaline phosphatase D family protein; translation: GDPEPDGVVLWTRLAPQPLTGGGLPPLPIRTRWEVATDEAFKNIVRHGRALALPQLGHSVHVEVDGLKPHHWYYYRFHTGNETSPVGRTRTAPETEALPERLRFAFTSCQHFESGYFNGYPHMAKEDLDLIVHLGDYIYEYRGADNRPRKHLGGEIETLDEYRTRYAQYRLDPMLAEAHRLFPWLVTWDDHEFDNNYADLVSEEEGIAPEKFLARRMNAYQAYYEFMPLRRRSFPQGPHMTLYRGCPYGRLANFHVLDTRQYRTDQPNGDHQKPMVGKALDPQATMLGARQEHWLMQSLAQSTATWNVLAQQVMMAPLNRGEGEDARYSMDQWPGYEVSRRRLLKFFHERRVPNPVVLTGDIHVNWVTDLQLDFQADNSPVVGTEFVGTAMSSGGNGGNRITEYERAAAQNEFVRYYNSNRGYVSCELTPQTWTTHFRTTPFVDKPGSPIVNQASFIVENGRPGAKRA
- a CDS encoding beta-agarase yields the protein MRHLSFIFLSVIFSNVFGLCGAQPSAPKGISFTKIDGRHWLTSPDGQPFFAHGITHVNNTRIKIDFAKFSKACKAVGFNAYGYGCPEQLRGDMPFIESWNHLVPISYYRGKDNILFLDIFDPKIQAKLENGVKANCFRSRNNPNVIGYCWTDLGAWPLENPSGKNWVNYIRNLPEDSAGRNAYRQFLGTWKGDDDKARDRAFLRLIAREYFRVVGGAQRKYAPGRLVFGERFGLSKLQRFSTIAPEVLEEMLPYVDGIAIQPPFHGGFPKAELDAVYEQTGKPILLCDFAVRFKDGDKDIRSWKPEKDSVAAGKAYADYVKAALKTDYIVGVFWCNPMDTAKGFGKLGVKQGFFGEDLSERPGLHQSVKELNAFRDQMTPKR
- a CDS encoding arylsulfatase encodes the protein MKLPAFFQSTRTLLLTLIGLGALVPAAQAERPNVIVIMSDDQGGGDYGFMGNEIIRTPALDVMAKRSGLLTKFYVSPVCAPTRASLMTGRYNYRTRCVDTYVGRAMMDPAEVTIAELLRAAEYRTGIYGKWHLGDNYPMRPMDQGFEDSLIHRGGGIGQPSDPIGAEGKYTDPTLLKNGVETPMKGYCTDIYFDGAMDFIEAAAKRKENFFTYIATNAPHGPYHDVPEKLYQEYLKVDFRPIMINKNPSPARLKAETDKLARICAMITNIDENVGRLFKKLDQLGIRDNTIVLYLNDNGPNSMRYVGNMRGMKAHIDDGGVRSPLVFHWPAQVKARKTSDALCAHIDLMPTLLDACGVKIPAKLKIDGRSFLPLLTGDNAPWPKRQVVIQSHRGNAPRLYHHFALHEEPWKLVHPTGFGKESFAGEPQLELYDLSKDPRQQNNLAAERPKVFQRLKKGYEDWFADVSSSRPDNYAPPRIVIGTKHEPRSVLTRQDWRHVTGRPWGRDSNGFWLLEAPEPGTYEVEIIFKETYPAGKATITVGKSRQQLDLAANTKRGHLTTMKLPAGKLKLSVEADFNGKIQGPHQVILKPNW
- a CDS encoding alpha/beta hydrolase fold domain-containing protein; protein product: MKRSNLILLTTLMLVWATSPLIAASNPLAKQILKLQPQADKDGDGKLSKAEEAALHKLILKRFPRADTDGDGALSTKEMQAVMRQAAARAKRQGGQKSGAGKNQAKGLKPPTHANVKYGDHERNVFDIWLADSTKLTPLAIYIHGGGFRSGSKEKLKSNDLDKLLKAGISVAAINYRYMSVATPLPAPHHDARRALQFMRSKAQGWNIDKERVAVFGGSAGAQICMWLAFSDEMAKPDSKDPIERESTRLTCVATSGGQTTNTHEFWRNLFTSLLGPDIDLKSFASPLEGITDPEQARKAQWGAQTLEEANEIASQHTALSNISADDPPIFMSYGMNPTAKPPTDKGRIRGWVIHHVKFGLALKEKTDALKHEAHLKYPGAELKYQSQVEFFVDKLLKK
- a CDS encoding sulfatase-like hydrolase/transferase — its product is MKRMMILTVSILLFCATESNANVKAKQRPNVLFIAIDDLNDWTDTLKGNPQARTPHMDRLASKGIVFTNAHCAAPASDRRSHSESRTNPRSP
- a CDS encoding sulfatase-like hydrolase/transferase, with the translated sequence MRFLFLCLALTLNAAERPPNIVLLLADDLGYGELGCQGNAEIPTPHIDSIAKNGVRFTQGYVTAAFCSASRAGMMTGRYQTRFGYEFNPIGDHNEDPMAGLPRSERTLARHLHDVGYTTGLVGKWHLGGHAKFHPIRHGFDEFFGFTHEGHYFLPPPYKGMTTWLRRKALPGNARGRFTSADGKLIYSTHMGHDEPAYDANNPIVRGGQPVEEKAHLTDAFTREARDFIERHHDKPFFLYLAYNAVHSPLQGADAYMKQFAHIEDIQRRIFAAMLAHLDDSVGAVLAELRKQGLEKNTLVIFLSDNGGPTRELTSSNAPLRDGKGSVYEGGLRVPFMMQWPGTLPAGEIYRQPIVSLDLFATAAAIAQAPLKRRIDGVNLMPYLTGKKTGAPHASLYWRIATKAAYRKGDWKILRNPRRGQSEAWELYQLAEDISETNNLAANRTDKLEELRAEWDQLNTQMIEPIWTRPRK
- the pdxA gene encoding 4-hydroxythreonine-4-phosphate dehydrogenase PdxA, translating into MGDPAGVGPEVCLHLLQNADLAGRCVPIVFGDQAVLEQAAEQCGLAKPTTYINGLAEAEGPCVLDLSAIALSDFETGTINAATGRAGYTYVEDAINAALSGQVAAVTTAPLNKEALRAAGVPFPGHTEIFAALTHAQRACMLQYSSEVRCVFVTTHVPYAEVPRLLTKERILDTLELGAQAMRRIGCISGTEPKIGVLGLNPHAGEHGLFGNEEETIIGPAIETARVRGFDVEGPIPPDTAFLPAKRRATDFFVCMYHDQGHIPLKALCFDEAVNTTLGLPIIRTSVDHGTALDIAGQGKANPSSLFEAVKLAVKLTGSAA